AAGAGGTTCTAGAATTAAGCGTACCTGCTAAGCCCTACTTTAAGCATCGACTTTTATGTGTGTGTACATTGTGTTAGTAATTTAGGTCAAAAACGAAATATTTAGGTTCAAGCCAACTattgttgaaaattaaaaaaaaaactataaaaaactAATGAGCTGTGGTATTATATTTGGGAGGTACTTTGGTTTAAAGTGGTTATTTTACTCTTAAAGTTTCATTAAAGAGAAAATTAGACTATTGAAAatgtttacttaaaaaaaaatcatccaCTTGAAcaatttcaaacaatttaCTAAAATATGAATTCAAAACTCAAGAAAATCTCTtgtttgtaaaaaaataaaagtttagaATAGTAATTTGTTACCTTTTCTAAATTCCGAATCTGATATCCCCAATAAGGAAGCTCAGGAGCTTGGAAGAAATGAAGCCATAACACAGGAGACAGCCTTTATTGGAATAGCGGGTCTAGAGACTAGGGACTAGGGACACTAACTGTAGCTGATGTGCTGCTCCTCGTGGGTATTGAACTGCGTCCGGGCTGCGTACATTAAGGCCGCCATGAAGGCTCCATTGTTCAAAACCAGCGACAGGATGGTGGCCATCTTAAGCGCAGGCAGTATAAAAGGCAGCAGGCTACCCAGCAAGACTACAGGGAAGATTAGCATTGGCACCGCCACCTGCATCATGGTCACCTTGTACGAGTTCTTTTTCTTGCGCTTTCCTAAAATACCCCCGCCACCGGCATCGCCACCGGCCACACCGCCTCCACCACCCAAACCCTGTTGCTTGGAATCGCCCTCCGGCTCTGGCTCATAGTTTTCCACGCTGCCACTGTTGACGCCACCGCCGCTGATGGACGGAAGGTTGATCAGGTTGAGGTCCATCTCCTCAGTCTCACGTCTCCGGGCTCGTCCCATACGAGATTTGGAAGCTGAAAGGATAGCGAGCAGCATTTTAGTTAAAACGAGAAAGGAAGCTGAGGAACTTAGGGCTATAATTATTTGCTTTAATTCGAAATACaagtttttacaattttttaactgatctaaaaaaacatttaaattaaaaaaattaaaatttaattcgtAAAACTTTactatttcagaatttattaTGTAgttattatacaaataaagaataaaatgtgATCAGTTCATCCTAATAtcaaatcatatttttttttataataaaccaCCTACTCACAATAATTAAATCCAAATTCGAGTTATACAATTTAGTTGCGGATATTGTTTTCAAGGAGTTCCATGAagttaaatacaaattttagtTAGTTGGCTTGACCTTCAAGAAGATCTTTCTAGTTAAACGTGAAATTTATTCTATTTCCGAAACAACATTCCAAATAAAAGTGAGTATCCTATACACCAGGCAAGATTaagtatttaattgtttactaTTTATGTCAAAGAAAAGCGAATGAAAGAGGATTTCAATATGAAGTTGTGAAGCCAAAATGGTTTACTGGTTAAATGCTGTTTTGACAGCATTAAAAGagcaaattttgaagtggctaaatgtatttaatattagttCTATTAAAATCCCTTGCATAGACATCCCCCCATCATTTTGGCGCATGCGTCGAATATTTTAACACGATCAAAGCTCAAAACCGAACTGGCAGAACTTGTTATGTTAGAATAGAAACACAATGTGTGaaagtaaattaaaagctATTCATAGAGAAGAAAtgaatgaatttaaatttatagcaAAAGGTCAGATATggatgaaaataaattatagctCAGCTATGGAATGCAAATGCTTATAATATGAGCAAAACCTTCCTTGGCACTCACCCTTCTTGAGCGAGAACTTGAGCTTGTTGTCCTTGCTGGGCACGATCTTCACCAGCATTCCGTTGAGGAAGTGCAGCTTAAGATCGCGGTGCTTGAAGAACCGCTGAAAGTTGACCACCAGCCGCTGGTTGAGCTCTTTCTCAGACATGCTCAGGTACTTTTTGGCCACCAGGCTGCCCATTTGGGTCTCCTCGCCGAAGAACTGATCCAGAAAATCGCGGGTCAGGTTGCCAGTGCTGGGCATCTTGGTCCGCTCCTCCATCTTCCGAAGCACATACAGCTTGGTGCAGTGCAGCATGCTGAACTCGCGCAGGCACTCGTAGATCCGCATTGGGATCGACGCCCTAAAGTATGACACACTATTCGTCGCCGCCTGACTGCGGCCCATGAACGGGTTCAAGTCTTCACTATGGGTAGCGGCATCTTGGCCAAGTGAAAGATGGAGGCTGAGCAAGAGACAGAGGCAGAGTCCAAGTAGGACATGCCAGGATAAGGTCAAGGATCTTGAGGAGCCAGCGGTCATTTTCGAAGTACGACTAATTTTCCTGCAAACACAACACAACTGCACCGCAGCAGTGACAGTGGAAAACTGAATGCACCGCTTGGCCAAGAGCCGCCGTCATCCCAGCCTGTGGACTGTCTGACCACTACTTTCCTCCGGCCAAGCAACTGGTTTGCTGCTCCGCTAGATCGCCAACGCTCGGCTCTTGGATTTAGTTCAGCGGGTCACCCGGCAGCAGAGTCTCTTACCCGCACCTGCCCCAGTTGCCTGACTTATGGCCGATACATTCGATTGTTTACAGCCGAAATTCTGGCTCTAATCTCTCCCAGAATCAGTTCTCTCTTCGATCTGTGCGGATCTGGCGCACCTGGCTCATGTTCCAGTCTGCGTGGAGCAATTGGGTCAGCTGCAGTGCGTCTGCAAGTAAAAGTAACTCGATGCAGCAGTTATTGGCTGAACATTAGAAATTTTACACCTCATATCGGAGGGGAGAACAGATCGCTGAGCACGAGGCACGCTGAAATGAGGTGTCTATAAAAGTTGTTTTAGTGTTTTATATATTCGTTGAGTTATATAGAACATTTATAATggtcataaaaaataattaactaaaatGTAAGACTTAATTTACATTTCGATTTGGAATTTCAGCATAAATGGAAAACCCTGGGGTTATCATTGTGTCATTTAAAGTTTGAATGGGTTTATCTCTCAAGCTTTCTTTATGTTCTTTTTACTTggattatattattttgttatatatttctttattcaaAAGGTAAATAGTTAAGTTAAGTTTTCAGAGGAATTTTGTTgtctaattaattttaaaatgtagccaattgtttttatatttataaaatattacatcAATGCAATTCCGGATTCATAatcattataatttaaacttattacaatgttttctttcttttatgaCTTGCAACCATTTATTCTGGCTCATAAATATGCTGCAAGTGTATTCATTAGACGCATTTCTTTGTTGACAGACGACAAAATTGCGAAAATTGCCACAAAGTGGAACAATTGAAGCCGGATTCAAGATGATCGATCGGCTGGATGGCTAGAAAAGTGATTCGCTTTGAATTAAGTGCTGGTGGATCAAGTGAGAGTTAATTAATTAGTCTATAACCATAATGAGGCATGAGTGGCCGGCTATCATATCGTCAAGGAGAAATCCGTGCCCGGCTAATTATCGGTGTTGGTGTATGTAGTAGTGTTTCTCCTAACTGTGACccattttgattattttggaTCGGGGAGGAGTATCAATTGACTTTCTATACGCGCCACCGCCGCCGACGCTGCGGAAGAGCAGTTAAAAGAACCGTAAATCACGGACACCCTCCACAGAATTCGAAATGAGGTAGAAATTTCACTTTCCATAGCAGCGGATAAATTTACGAAATCAATCGAAAATCCATAACCATGGGTAGAAAATTTCGATTGctgatttattatttgtttgttttggaattttttttttttatatcaataAATATCTTTCTTAAGCCTCAAACCCTTTTATAATCCATGAATTctttcaaaaagttttttttaatatttagaataattaaatttcacattAGATATTCGTTTgccaaacatttttatattatctCATTTAATCTCAATTTCAGACAGCAGACTAATTTGTTTCACACATAAAATTCTCTGctgaattttcttttctgCCATAATTTActtgcaataaataaataagttaaataaataatttaaactaaacttaaattattatttggttGCATGCTCGCTGAGGCTGAGGTAAATGTGACTCCTGGCCCGCTATCAGCTAGCTTTCTCTATTGTTTCGTTTCCTCGTCCAGCCAGGGGATTGGTATCTCTGCCAGAATCTACCACTCCTTCTCCAGCCACACGGGCTGCTGGGTGTGAGAGTGGGAGTAGACCACGGGCACTGGAGCCGGAACGGGTGCGGCGGCATAGGCGGCAGCTGCTTGGACGGGCAGAGCGCGGGACAGCATCTGACCGATGGCCAGCACCAGCAGAATGACGCCCACGCCCAGACCCTTAATGGACACCACAGTCAAGGCCGCCAGCAGGGTGGTGATCACGCCCACCACAAAGGCGCCGGGCACCAGGGCAAAGCTGATGCGACGCAGGAAGTGGTGGCCAAAGGTGCGGCTCTCTGGaagggaaaatataattaagaattaacgaaattaagtatttttaggtgaaatattttatatattaagaaattCCTTGTatgatttgtttataaataaggCATTGTAGTTTGTCACTCAAACTTCTATCAATTATTCAATTCTTCTTGTTGCTTTCTTTATAGGTCATTAGTTGGCTCactatatattttgatatctTTAAAGTTTCCTTCACTAACCAGCCACATCCGACTCCGCAGCCGAACTGTTGGCAGCCTGCTGCTGACTCAACGCCAAATCACAGGCCAAGAACAGGCACACGAGAGCAAACACAATCTTCTGGTTGGCGGCCATTGCGATTCGATGATAGTTTAGTCCTTCGGGTTGAGTTTGAGTATCCGGTAATCCGCTTGACACTGCACTGCTCCGACACTGGTGAACAATTGAATGGAGGGCTCACATTGACATTGGCTTTTATCAACGAGGGTCTGGGCCGGCCCACGGGTCGGCTACTTGAAATTCGGCAGCCGGACATCGCGTAGCCACAGTGTCGCACGAACGTGCGCCAAAACAAGCAAATCGTGCCGCATCCATACAGTCTGCTGCCCCCGCCGGGTTGTCAGACACCCAAAATGACTAGGaggtacactgaaaaaaatatccgcgaaaataaaatgtgtctAAAATTCTATTTACGACATATTAATACCGCAGCCACCTCATCGCATGGGGTTTTTGATCCGCTCAATTTACGTAGACTtacacaatataaaaatactttgtTCGCTTTTAGCAATTCCAATGTTTCAAGGCCATAAAAACATCCTCAATTTGCAATTACAATTTCAATTCCAATGAAAACATCTAATTATTCCGTCAGATTAGAATATTCTTTACAGTGCAGTGCTTTGAATATGCATACAAAAAGTCGGTATTTTCACTGACGACAAGCGACCTTTTTCGGGCCCATCGCATTTGGCGGTGTAATGCATTGGAACTTGGAtgtggacatggacatgggcATTCTTTCACGACGCGTGTCTATATTGAGGGCAGCACCCAAGTAGTCGTCGCCGACTCAGACTTTGATTCGCTTTCATTTTTCGTCGCTGGCCGATTATGATTTATCAGCTAATTAACAATGAGGTactgcattttaatttataatcaaTACTAAGTCAGGCTACAGCTGAATAACGGATTTTCATTGACGAATACATTAGGCTGTCGCTTGCAATTCACTTTCATTCAGGGAAAATAAATGTCTATAGCAAGATAGTCAGTCACTTGTCagttatattttactttaaatttaaaattcatttttaatagttaaataaagtttgtTTGTAGGTCTGAtctagtatatatttttctcttaaatGATCAACAAGCCTTTTTAttattgataattttttaCTCAACCCAAGgcttaaaataaactaagtttaaaacaagaaaggaagctaacttcggcacgccgaagtttgtatacccttgcagattggtttcgatgtttatattatagatttaaatgctgaaaacactcacaaaacagagtttcattacatttaacccatacttattatgtttacagtttgacagttacagttttacattcccagttttacattttctctacatctaccgatcggtttatatggcagctatatgatatagttgtccgatttttatgaaatttataccataattctagaataataaaaaaagattatatctcagagtagataaacatacgttgaaaaacaacgaaactataattttttttcctatttatttctcgaccgttcctatggcagctatatcatatagtcgtccgattttgataaaatttttaccaaaattctgaaataatatagaatggccatatctaaaaaatggtgcaaaaatgttgaaaaacagcaaagttataaatttttttctacaaatatatcgaacatttgtatggcagctatatgatatagtcgtccgatccggcccgttccgacatatatagcagtgagagcatatagaagactatatgcaaagtttcattcagatagctttaaaactgagggactagtttgcgtagaaacggacagacggacggacagacggacacacggacagacggacatggctagatcgactcggctgttgatactgatcaagaatatatatactttatagggtcggaaaggtctccttcactgcgttgcaaacttctgactgaaattataataccctgcaagggtataatgagaGATTACATTTTACTCCTACAAATTTTGATTGTGACTAAGCAATTGCGTTAGTCCCTGCACTTTGTATTACCTAAACTAGAAGGGATTAGCCTAGTTTTGTTATTGCCCAGAGATAAGATTAGCTGCTGGCCATTTATATGTGTAAAATTTATTATCGAACATTGATACTACGTGTATTggggaaataaaaaacacgGCCACCACTCGCAGGCTTTCAAGTTATGGTGGAAATAAAGCCATAACTATAGCCATAGCTACCGCAAtcgattttgttttattttctgcgAACTGGAGGAGTATTTGACGGCTAATTGTGTGAAAGTAATTAAGGAGACCAAATACGTAAAGCGGATTTTTCGACGATCGGCGTTCGACTAGAATTTACTTTCTACTCTGGATTTTCAGACCGATCCGAACTCAATTTTGTCAACAACTTTCCCATGCTAATTGGAGGCGTCGCTGCGGGGCAAAGAACGGGGCACGGACCGAAGCCTTCGGTGGCCAAACCGTTAGCAGGCTATTTAGAGAGCCGGCGGAATTATTTATGGCCATTCGGGGTCCAGGGGCAATTAGAGCTAAAAGAAATCAATAAGCGAGATCACTGAGAAATCGCAGGCCTACTCCAGATTTTCTTAGCGGGACAGCTAAGCAACAAGCTAAGCACAGCAATACAGACGTCGCCTCGGACGGCTGGCGGCTTAATTGAAGAGGATCCAGCGCTAGAATCGTGTTCTAGCCACTGGTAACTGGTTGCAGCGACAACTTCTCGGACTGCCAGTTGTCTGTGCTCAATTCCGATGCCAATTCCAGCCTCAGAATGCAGCAAGCTCTGGCTCTTGAGACGCTGCTCAGCCGCTTTTCCGCTGCTTCTTGGCTGCAGCATTTCCAACGCTTTCTTCGGAGTTGATAAAACGCTTGGCCGCCGCCGTTTGTGCCACATTTTGTGGCTGGCCATTGCAGCAGACACTCCGCAGTCACCTGGAGATGAGCAGCCTGGTGAGATTCCTTTTGCTGAGCCTGATCTGCGGCTCACTGGCCTCTGGCCAGGACAGTGCCAGCGGGAGTGACCAGCAGGTCACCTCCATCCCAGAGGCGGCAACAGCGACGGAGGCAGCCCGGGGACTGGCCAGCAGCTACGAGCCGGAGGACAAGCAGGCGTTGCGCAAGAACTCGCACATATTCATGGGCATCTACAAGAACTACAAGAGCACCTATCTGGGCAACAAGACGACCAGTGAGTACAAGAAGCGGCTAAGGGATCGCGTCAGTGCCCCTCAAATGGCGGGCAATGAGGCTCAGCTGAATCCTGTGGAGCAGTTGGAGGCTGGAGACATTCTGGCTGAGGAAATCCGCCAGGATGCCAATGCAGAGGCCCTGCTGGAGGCCCAGACCGAATCGTCCAGTTACGACGACAGTGAAACGTCGGCGGGCAAAAAGCGACGCAAACGCAAGCGCAAGGATCGTAACAAGCGGCGCGAGGAATTGGATTCCGAAACAGATCGGCCGGATGAGCCTGGCCAGGAGGACGAGGGCATTGAGCGGTATCATGTGGGTCCCGGGCTTAATGTCAGCCTGGACATGAGCAATGATATAGTGCACGTGAAGCTGGATGGGGAGAACCTCAAGGAG
Above is a genomic segment from Drosophila kikkawai strain 14028-0561.14 chromosome 3R, DkikHiC1v2, whole genome shotgun sequence containing:
- the LOC108074065 gene encoding uncharacterized protein is translated as MTAGSSRSLTLSWHVLLGLCLCLLLSLHLSLGQDAATHSEDLNPFMGRSQAATNSVSYFRASIPMRIYECLREFSMLHCTKLYVLRKMEERTKMPSTGNLTRDFLDQFFGEETQMGSLVAKKYLSMSEKELNQRLVVNFQRFFKHRDLKLHFLNGMLVKIVPSKDNKLKFSLKKASKSRMGRARRRETEEMDLNLINLPSISGGGVNSGSVENYEPEPEGDSKQQGLGGGGGVAGGDAGGGGILGKRKKKNSYKVTMMQVAVPMLIFPVVLLGSLLPFILPALKMATILSLVLNNGAFMAALMYAARTQFNTHEEQHISYS
- the apn gene encoding protein apnoia, whose amino-acid sequence is MAANQKIVFALVCLFLACDLALSQQQAANSSAAESDVAESRTFGHHFLRRISFALVPGAFVVGVITTLLAALTVVSIKGLGVGVILLVLAIGQMLSRALPVQAAAAYAAAPVPAPVPVVYSHSHTQQPVWLEKEW
- the Osi22 gene encoding uncharacterized protein Osi22, with product MSSLVRFLLLSLICGSLASGQDSASGSDQQVTSIPEAATATEAARGLASSYEPEDKQALRKNSHIFMGIYKNYKSTYLGNKTTSEYKKRLRDRVSAPQMAGNEAQLNPVEQLEAGDILAEEIRQDANAEALLEAQTESSSYDDSETSAGKKRRKRKRKDRNKRREELDSETDRPDEPGQEDEGIERYHVGPGLNVSLDMSNDIVHVKLDGENLKEIIAARWLTSDNSEEGRGKKYDMITKVLPLFILPFLIQSAIVPFLVTKLKLLLVKSILVGKLAIFLLIISAIKNGNKMVQSYEVPSYWAGEPSRRSELAAAASSAAAAYNGYRVEGKPTTWIS